The following are encoded together in the Hemicordylus capensis ecotype Gifberg chromosome 4, rHemCap1.1.pri, whole genome shotgun sequence genome:
- the LOC128323459 gene encoding uncharacterized protein LOC128323459 isoform X2 produces MKLLHCSAAWAAACLGFGPGLAPLEVVGWKRWRGMRAHLALLFLLIQRILDWRFLALLFRWSLCPRLQCCQGLRIRRHLLHRAILHALRCHPSQQQPETIFACSIPPCH; encoded by the exons ATGAAGCTCCTACACTGCAGTGCTGCTTGGGCGGCAGCGTGTCTGGGCTTCGGCCCTGGTTTGGCCCCATTAGAGGtcgttg GTTGGAAGCGCTGGAGGGGGATGAGGGCCCATCTAGCCCTGTTGTTCCTGCTGATCCAGAGGATCCTAGATTGGCGGTTCCTGGCGCTCCTGTTCCGGTGGTCCCTCTGCCCGCGGCTCCAGTGTTGCCAGGGCCTTCGGATCCGCCGACACCTACTGCACCGG GCCATTCTACATGCCCTGAGATGCCATCCgagccaacagcagccagaaaCTATTTTTGCCTGCTCCATCCCTCCATGCCATTAG
- the LOC128323459 gene encoding non-homologous end joining protein Ku-like isoform X1, with protein sequence MPKKAKGKTGGWPIRQPKWPAPPSSSSDDEDDEMVLIRGLINQMEALEKVKATPSDKGAGPSGALKKVPRYTCGAARTHLLKSISDRLEALEGDEGPSSPVVPADPEDPRLAVPGAPVPVVPLPAAPVLPGPSDPPTPTAPGAGGAAAPMQILVCGHSLVFWAFESQHLSVGHPAWIGEVCLCLLVGYAGYGLEPVAPCHLGSYS encoded by the exons ATGCCTAAGAAAGCCAAAGGTAAGACTGGTGGGTGGCCTATTCGTCAGCCCAAGTGgcctgctcctccctcctcctcatcgGATGATGAGGATGACGAAATGGTCCTTATTCGGGGGTTGATTAACCAGATGGAAGCTTTAGAGAAAGTCAAGGCCACTCCCTCTGATAAGGGTGCTGGCCCGTCAGGCGCACTCAAGAAGGTTCCTCGGTACACTTGTGGGGCTGCTAGGACGCACTTACTAAAATCTATTTCCGACAGGTTGGAAGCGCTGGAGGGGGATGAGGGCCCATCTAGCCCTGTTGTTCCTGCTGATCCAGAGGATCCTAGATTGGCGGTTCCTGGCGCTCCTGTTCCGGTGGTCCCTCTGCCCGCGGCTCCAGTGTTGCCAGGGCCTTCGGATCCGCCGACACCTACTGCACCGG gtgctggtggggcagcGGCCCCAATGCAGATCCTTGtttgtggccattcgttggtcttttgGGCGTTTGAGAGCCAGCACCTCTCAGTGGGGCACCCAGCTTGGATTGGGGAAGTGTGCCTCTGTTTATTGGTTGGGTATGCAGGGTATGGTTtggagccagttgctccctgCCATTTGGGATCATATAGCTAG